CGACCGGATGCGCTCCGTCCTCGCCGACCGGGGTCTGCGCAACGCCCACGTCACCATCGACGCCTCGGACTGGTACGTCGACCAGCGCCTGCGCGAGCGGCTGGACAAGGACCCGGGCGCCGACGTCAGCCCCTACGGCGACTTCCTCGTGCGCCATCTGCTGGACCGGGCCGCCTTCTACGACGCTCTGGCCCGCGACGTGCTGGGCCGCAGCCCGCCGCACACCCTGCTGATCCATCACACCCTCGCGACAGCCCTGTTCCTGCCGAAGGTGCTGAAGGGCTTCCGCGACGCGGGCTGGACCCTGATCGATGCGGAAGCCGCCTTCGCCGACACGGTCTTCCAGTCGAAGCCCGACATCGCCCCCGCCGCCAACAGCCTGATCTGGCAACTGGCGAAGGCGGACGGCCGATTCGAGGCCCGGTTGCGGTCCCCCGGCGAGGACGGCCCCTATGAGGAACCCGCCATGGACGGGCTCGGCCTCTAGATCGCCACGTTCGCGTTGACCTTTGGGGCCTGTCTCGACATAAGGGCGGGCTTCGAAGCCGCCCCGAAACGAGGCGGCTCTTCTGCTTTATCCATTCCGCGTATGGCCACGTCGGCCGGTTGCGCCCCAGAACGTCAGATACCGACCATGCAAGTCGTCGAAAAATCCACCGAAGGTCTCAGCCGCGTCATCGCCGTGACCATCCCCGCCGCCGAGCTGAACGCCAAGCTGGACGCCAAGCTGAAGGAAGTCGCGCCGCAGATGAAGCTCAAGGGCTTCCGTCCCGGCAAGGTGCCCGCCGCCCACGTCAAGAAGACCTTCGGCCGTGAGTTCATGGGCGAAATCATCAACGCCGAGCTGAACGAGACGAGCCAGAAGGCCCTCGACGAAGCCAAGGTGCGCCCCGCCGCCCCGGCCGAGATGAAGCTGATCTCCGACATGGACAAGGTGATCCTGGGCCAGGAAGACCTGGCCTATGAGATGGAGCTGGAAGTCATGCCCGACTTCACGCCCGTCGATCCCAAGACCCTGAAGCTGACCCGCCCGACCTATGAAGCGACCGACGCCGAC
The genomic region above belongs to Brevundimonas goettingensis and contains:
- a CDS encoding polysaccharide deacetylase family protein, whose translation is MLDRRRLLSGLAAVSALTATGRARAVASEAGRGPRLAITIDDFNITDGALMDGAARHRAVLDALDAAGIKAAGLVAGKYVDNPTGAARLAAWAEAGHLIGNHTYAHAYYGGSNPGDLGADIDRCAPVIAPYATARPLFRFPYLAEGRTAETRDRMRSVLADRGLRNAHVTIDASDWYVDQRLRERLDKDPGADVSPYGDFLVRHLLDRAAFYDALARDVLGRSPPHTLLIHHTLATALFLPKVLKGFRDAGWTLIDAEAAFADTVFQSKPDIAPAANSLIWQLAKADGRFEARLRSPGEDGPYEEPAMDGLGL